One window from the genome of Hyphomonas neptunium ATCC 15444 encodes:
- the rdgB gene encoding RdgB/HAM1 family non-canonical purine NTP pyrophosphatase gives MPRLVPGKLVAATHNRGKVSELKDLFAPHGFEVVSALELDLDEPEETEDSFSGNALLKARAAALATGLPALSDDSGLAVTALGGQPGIYSARWAGEPRDFYKAMEKVEAELKASGSQDRSAKFVCALAVVWPDGTQAVYEGEVHGTLVWPPRGDKGFGYDPVFVAEGETMTFGEMDPARKHAMSHRARAVEKLRAALLA, from the coding sequence ATGCCCCGCCTTGTGCCCGGAAAACTCGTGGCAGCTACACACAACAGAGGCAAGGTGTCCGAACTGAAAGATCTGTTCGCGCCCCATGGTTTTGAGGTTGTTTCTGCCCTTGAGCTTGATCTGGACGAACCTGAAGAAACCGAGGATAGTTTTTCTGGCAACGCCTTGTTGAAGGCGCGGGCGGCTGCCCTGGCGACGGGTCTGCCGGCGCTGTCAGATGATTCGGGGCTGGCGGTGACCGCGCTGGGCGGTCAACCGGGCATCTATTCGGCGCGCTGGGCCGGAGAGCCGCGGGACTTCTACAAGGCGATGGAGAAGGTGGAGGCTGAACTCAAGGCATCGGGCTCGCAGGACCGCTCCGCCAAATTTGTCTGCGCGCTGGCAGTTGTGTGGCCCGATGGGACGCAAGCCGTGTATGAGGGCGAGGTGCACGGAACCCTCGTCTGGCCCCCCAGGGGTGATAAGGGGTTTGGCTATGATCCCGTATTTGTTGCCGAGGGCGAGACGATGACGTTTGGTGAAATGGACCCCGCGCGCAAACACGCGATGAGCCACCGGGCCCGCGCGGTCGAGAAGCTGCGCGCGGCGCTGCTCGCATGA
- a CDS encoding DUF2975 domain-containing protein yields MTKTGRNSMAEAMTVLVTVAMWIAGAFGVIGIPVLSLGLIASLSNGEASLPGIEALADGVSPGSFVIALGLLCVIVPGVIFICIQMRRILLTLVEGDPFVPENAGRLSRIGIAIAAMEVIRIATLLVVRAVPSLVGDAPPKLSTQLILWISVAALFILSQVFREGTRLRDEEKMTI; encoded by the coding sequence ATGACAAAGACAGGCCGCAATTCGATGGCAGAGGCGATGACCGTACTGGTCACCGTCGCAATGTGGATTGCCGGCGCCTTCGGCGTCATCGGCATCCCCGTCCTCAGCCTGGGTCTCATCGCCAGCCTGTCGAATGGCGAAGCTTCCCTCCCCGGCATCGAGGCGCTGGCAGACGGCGTCTCTCCCGGCAGCTTCGTCATCGCGCTCGGCCTCCTCTGCGTCATCGTGCCGGGCGTCATCTTCATCTGCATCCAGATGCGCCGCATCCTGCTCACCCTGGTGGAGGGCGACCCCTTCGTGCCGGAAAATGCCGGCCGCCTCTCCCGCATCGGCATCGCCATCGCCGCGATGGAGGTCATCCGCATCGCCACCCTGCTGGTCGTGCGCGCCGTCCCCAGCCTCGTCGGAGATGCACCGCCCAAACTGTCGACACAGCTCATACTGTGGATTTCCGTGGCGGCGCTCTTCATCCTTTCCCAAGTCTTCCGCGAAGGCACCCGCCTGCGCGACGAAGAAAAAATGACGATCTGA